Genomic segment of Candidatus Polarisedimenticolaceae bacterium:
GGCGTTCCTCGAGACCAAGAGCGTCTGGATGGACCTCGGTCGCTGATCCGTTCGCGACGCGCCGTCGCCCGGACTTCTGGAGTAAGCTGGCGCGGGGGTTCGAGGGGAGGGCGGCTGCGAGATGGCCGGCGAGCGCATTCTCGTCGTCGACGACGAGGCCGAGATCGTGGAGATGCTGCGGGACGTCCTCTCGGCCGAAGGGTTCGAGGTCGACGCCGCACCCGACGCCGCGACCGCGCTCGAGCGCATTCGCGAGACGATCTACGACGCGGCGATTCTCGACTTCAACCTTCCCGACATGGACGGCGTGATGCTCCACCGGCAGATCCGGCAGATGGACGCCGAGCTCGCCGGCCGGACCGTGTTCATGTCGGGGTTCGTCCAGTCGGACTCGAATCTCGACTACTACAGCGCGCAGGGCGGGGGATTCCTCGCCAAGCCGTTCGACATCCGCGATGTCGTGCGCTGCATTCGCGGCGCGCTCGGGCAGGAGACCGACTAGGAGGTCAGCCGGCGGGAGCCTCCGCCGGGGCCTGCTTCGGCTTCACCGGGCGGAACATCTTCCCGAGCGCCACGTTGATCGGATGCGAGCGGTCGAGGAACGGCACCACGGGTCTGCGCCGCCGTCCCAGTCGCGCGAGCTCGCGCTGGATTCCCGGATGCGACGGCTGCAGCGCGATCCCTTTGCGGAGCGCGTCGTACGCCTCCCGCTTGCGGCCCGCCACGATCAGGACGCGACCGAGGTTGAGGTAGAGCTCGGGATTGTAGAACTCCAACGGGACCGCCTGGCGGCAGAACTCGACACCCTCGCGGACCCTCCCTCCCTCGAGCGCGAGCGCGAGCCCGTACCACGAGAGGTAACGCGCCTGGGGTCGCGGAGCTCCGTGTTGGCGTTCCAGCTCGATCGCGGCTTCGAACAGCGCGAGCCCCTCGAGCCCGCGTCCCCGATTGAGGGCCTCCATGCCGCGCTGGAAACGGTTCTCCGCCGAATGCACGAGCATCGCCCGACCTCCTCTCGCCGAGAGGAAATGTCGTTTCGGCCGCCCGGCGCATCCAGAGCGATTTTGGTGGCCGGGATCACGTCCCCGTAATCCCGGCCCGTGCGGGTGAGCGATCAGCCGTTGGCGCGCTGCACGATCGGGTCGTTGATGCGGACGTCGTACCGCCGTCGAAGCGAGGTCAGGACGCCGTCCAGCAGCACCTGCCGCCGCTGCTGCAGCAGCTCCGTCCGCAACGCCGACTTCTGGCTTTCGAACCGGGCGCGATCGAAGGCGTCGTGCCGGGTGACGCGGTAGGCGACCGCGCCGCCGGGCGTCGCGACCGCGCCGGTCGCGCCGACCGCGGTGCTCGGAGCGAAGATCGCCGTCTCGAGCTCGGGCGAACGACCGGGGCCGGGGAGCGCGAACCCCGGCGAGACGTCGCCGGACTTCTTCACCTCGAGCTTGGCCGACCGCGCGGCGGCGTCCAGGTCCGAGGCGGCGCGACGCGCCGCGAGCAGCGCCGACTGGCGCTGCCGCTCGGCGAGCGCCTCGGTCTTCGCCTGGGCCGAGACCTGCTCGTAGGGGCGCACCGCGGCGGGAATCACGTCGACGATCCCCGCGATCGCCATGCCGCGGGCGATCGCCGCGGGTGCGGCGACCGAGCCGGGCGCCGTCGAGAACACGCCGTTGGTGAACTCGGGCGACGGGCCGAGCTCGCGCGCGGTCTCGTCCCGGGCGATCACGCGCTCCTCGACCTTCAGCCCCTCCTTGGCGGCCACCTCGTCGAGTTGCGCCAGCCCGGAGATCGCGGCGTGGAGGCGCTTGGCCTCGGACTCGACGACCTCCTGCTGCTTACGAAGTTCGACCTGGCGACGGATCCCCGCCTGGACCTCCTCGAACGGGGTCGCGCCGGCGTCGCGCTGCTCCGCGACCTTGATCACGTGGTAGCCGAACTCGGTCTCGACGACGGGGGCGAGCTGACCCGGCGGGGTCGAGAAGGCGGCCTGGTCGAACGCCGGCACCATGTCGCCCCGTCCGAACCAGCCGAGGTCTCCGCCGTTGGGCGCCGAACCCTGATCCTGGGACATCGCCCGGGCGAGCGCGGCGAAGTCCTCGCCTCCCTGCGCGCGTTTGAGCACCGACTCCGCGAGGTCGCGAATCGACCGACGGTCCTCCGGCGCCGCGCCCGCCTCCACTCGGAACAGGATGTGGCTGGCCCGCCGCTGCTCGGGACGCGAGAACTGGGACAGGTTGTCGTCGTAGTACTTGCGGACGTCGGCGTCGGTCACCGTCGCCTTGGAGGCCTGCGCCTGGCGATCCACGACCAGGAGCTTGACCTTGCGCCCTTCCGCGCTCCGGAAGCGGTCCGGGTTGGCGGCCCAGTAGGCGCGCGCTTCGGCGTCGCTCACGTCGGTCGAGACCTTCTGGTCCCCCAGCGAGAAGAAGAGGTAATCGAAGGCCGCG
This window contains:
- a CDS encoding peptidylprolyl isomerase — its product is MLNVFRENLRHLKWVLWVVAFSMVLYLGAFFIDDPGAPADSPDAWAVKVGDHTVSTQAFLEEARRRDEFYRRLLGAQYDQMRGSLRLGSQVAESLVDRQIMLVEAKSLGLAAGADELSRRILEDPNFKDASGNFIGRERYVELLNTNWNGGVAAYEAALMDEIAIQKWVDLVTEPAQVGEPELEKAYRDRNERAAFDYLFFSLGDQKVSTDVSDAEARAYWAANPDRFRSAEGRKVKLLVVDRQAQASKATVTDADVRKYYDDNLSQFSRPEQRRASHILFRVEAGAAPEDRRSIRDLAESVLKRAQGGEDFAALARAMSQDQGSAPNGGDLGWFGRGDMVPAFDQAAFSTPPGQLAPVVETEFGYHVIKVAEQRDAGATPFEEVQAGIRRQVELRKQQEVVESEAKRLHAAISGLAQLDEVAAKEGLKVEERVIARDETARELGPSPEFTNGVFSTAPGSVAAPAAIARGMAIAGIVDVIPAAVRPYEQVSAQAKTEALAERQRQSALLAARRAASDLDAAARSAKLEVKKSGDVSPGFALPGPGRSPELETAIFAPSTAVGATGAVATPGGAVAYRVTRHDAFDRARFESQKSALRTELLQQRRQVLLDGVLTSLRRRYDVRINDPIVQRANG
- a CDS encoding tetratricopeptide repeat protein, coding for MLVHSAENRFQRGMEALNRGRGLEGLALFEAAIELERQHGAPRPQARYLSWYGLALALEGGRVREGVEFCRQAVPLEFYNPELYLNLGRVLIVAGRKREAYDALRKGIALQPSHPGIQRELARLGRRRRPVVPFLDRSHPINVALGKMFRPVKPKQAPAEAPAG
- a CDS encoding response regulator, with protein sequence MAGERILVVDDEAEIVEMLRDVLSAEGFEVDAAPDAATALERIRETIYDAAILDFNLPDMDGVMLHRQIRQMDAELAGRTVFMSGFVQSDSNLDYYSAQGGGFLAKPFDIRDVVRCIRGALGQETD